The genomic DNA GCCGCACGACGACCGCGTCGGCGCCGATCGCCTCGAGCGTCTGCGCGGTGTCCTTCAGGCTCTCGCCCTTGGAGACGCTGGAGCCCTTGGCGGCGAAGTTGATGACGTCGGCGGACAGGCGCTTCGCGGCGGCCTCGAAGGAGATGCGGGTGCGCGTGGAGTCCTCGAAGAAGAGGTTCACGACGGTCTTCCCGCGGAGCGTCGGGAGCTTCTTGACCTCGCGGGACTGGGTGTCGGCCATGTCCTCCGCGACATCGAGGATGCGCAGGGCGGTCGCTCTGTCGAGCGTGCGGGTGTCGAGGAGATGCCTCATTCGCCGATCGTCACCTCCTCGGCGCCGTCGTTCTCGAACAGACGCACGTTGACGCGCTCGGTGCGCGCGGACGGGATGTTCTTGCCGACGAAGTCGGGGCGGATGGGAAGCTCCCGGTGTCCGCGGTCGATGAGGATCGCGAGCCGCACGACGGCGGGACGGCCGATCGACTGCAGGGCGTCGAGCGCGGCGCGGATGCTCCGGCCGGAGAACAGGACGTCGTCGACGAGGACGACCGTCTTCCCGTCGATGCCGCCCGCGGGGATCTCCGTCGGCTGCGGCGATCGCGTCGGGTGCTTGGCGAGGTCATCGCGGAAGAGCGTCACGTCGAGGGATCCGACGGGGACGGAGACCTGCGCGATCTCGCTGATCAGCGCGGCGAGCCGGTGGCCCAGCGTCACGCCGCGGGTCGGGATGCCCAGCAGGACGAGGTCGTCGGCCCCGCGATTGGACTCGAGGATCTCGTGCGCGATCCGGGTCAGCGCT from Microbacterium paraoxydans includes the following:
- the pyrR gene encoding bifunctional pyr operon transcriptional regulator/uracil phosphoribosyltransferase PyrR, translated to MGVRTVLHQADISRALTRIAHEILESNRGADDLVLLGIPTRGVTLGHRLAALISEIAQVSVPVGSLDVTLFRDDLAKHPTRSPQPTEIPAGGIDGKTVVLVDDVLFSGRSIRAALDALQSIGRPAVVRLAILIDRGHRELPIRPDFVGKNIPSARTERVNVRLFENDGAEEVTIGE